In Candidatus Dormiibacterota bacterium, a single window of DNA contains:
- a CDS encoding aldehyde dehydrogenase family protein: PVEAPWGGYKQSGFGRELGPHGLDEYLEVKHVYINLDERPIGWYK, from the coding sequence CCCCCGTGGAGGCCCCGTGGGGCGGCTACAAGCAGTCCGGGTTCGGGCGCGAGCTCGGTCCGCACGGCCTCGACGAGTACCTGGAGGTCAAGCACGTCTACATCAACCTCGACGAGCGGCCGATCGGGTGGTACAAGTAG